In Astyanax mexicanus isolate ESR-SI-001 chromosome 5, AstMex3_surface, whole genome shotgun sequence, a single window of DNA contains:
- the cacng5a gene encoding calcium channel, voltage-dependent, gamma subunit 5a isoform X2, which translates to MSVCGRKALTLLSSVFAVCSLGLLGIAVSTDYWLYLEEGIILPLNQSTEIRMSLHSGLWRVCFLAGKEKGRCFTIEYIMPTNVHLTSDVTVSVLKMIRSATPFPLVSLFFMFIGFVLNNIGHIRPHRTILAFVSGIFFILSGLSLVVGLVLYISSINDEMLNRTKTNEAYFSYKYGWSFAFAAISFLLTEAAGVMSVYLFMKRYTAEEMYRPHPGFYRPRLSNCSDYSGQFLHPDAWTRGRSPSDISSEASLQMSSNYPALLKCPEYDQMSSSPC; encoded by the exons atgagtgtgtgtggtaGAAAGGCTTTAACGCTGCTGAgcagtgtgtttgctgtgtgtagCCTGGGCCTGCTGGGCATCGCTGTCAGCACTGACTACTGGCTCTACCTGGAGGAGGGGATTATACTCCCGCTGAACCAGAGCACAGAGATTCGCATGTCCCTCCACTCCGGGCTCTGGAGGGTCTGTTTCCTCGCAG GTAAAGAGAAGGGACGCTGCTTCACCATCGAGTACATCATGCCCACCAACGTCCACCTAACATCTGATGTCACAGTCAGTGTTTTGA AGATGATCCGCTCGGCCACTCCCTTCCCGCTGGTCAGCCTCTTCTTCATGTTCATCGGCTTCGTCCTGAACAACATCGGACACATCCGCCCGCACCGCACCATCCTGGCCTTCGTCTCTGGAATCTTCTTCATCCTCTCAG GTCTTTCTCTGGTAGTCGGTCTGGTGTTGTACATCTCCAGCATTAATGATGAGATGTTGAACAGAACAAAGACAAACGAAGCCTATTTCAGTTACAAGTACGGCTGGTCCTTCGCTTTCGCTGCCATCTCCTTCCTCCTCACTGAG GCTGCCGGTGTGATGTCAGTTTATCTGTTTATGAAGCGCTACACAGCAGAGGAGATGTACCGACCGCATCCGGGCTTTTACCGGCCGCGTCTCAGCAACTGCAGCGACTACTCGGGCCAGTTCCTGCACCCAGACGCCTGGACCCGTGGCCGCAGCCCCTCAGACATCTCCAGTGAAGCCTCGCTCCAGATGAGCTCCAACTACCCCGCCTTGCTCAAGTGCCCCGAGTATGACCAGATGTCATCCTCCCcctgctga
- the cacng5a gene encoding calcium channel, voltage-dependent, gamma subunit 5a isoform X1 translates to MSVCGRKALTLLSSVFAVCSLGLLGIAVSTDYWLYLEEGIILPLNQSTEIRMSLHSGLWRVCFLADSSPPDRVLPTGEPGKEKGRCFTIEYIMPTNVHLTSDVTVSVLKMIRSATPFPLVSLFFMFIGFVLNNIGHIRPHRTILAFVSGIFFILSGLSLVVGLVLYISSINDEMLNRTKTNEAYFSYKYGWSFAFAAISFLLTEAAGVMSVYLFMKRYTAEEMYRPHPGFYRPRLSNCSDYSGQFLHPDAWTRGRSPSDISSEASLQMSSNYPALLKCPEYDQMSSSPC, encoded by the exons atgagtgtgtgtggtaGAAAGGCTTTAACGCTGCTGAgcagtgtgtttgctgtgtgtagCCTGGGCCTGCTGGGCATCGCTGTCAGCACTGACTACTGGCTCTACCTGGAGGAGGGGATTATACTCCCGCTGAACCAGAGCACAGAGATTCGCATGTCCCTCCACTCCGGGCTCTGGAGGGTCTGTTTCCTCGCAG ATTCTTCACCGCCTGACAGAGTGTTACCCACCGGGGAACcag GTAAAGAGAAGGGACGCTGCTTCACCATCGAGTACATCATGCCCACCAACGTCCACCTAACATCTGATGTCACAGTCAGTGTTTTGA AGATGATCCGCTCGGCCACTCCCTTCCCGCTGGTCAGCCTCTTCTTCATGTTCATCGGCTTCGTCCTGAACAACATCGGACACATCCGCCCGCACCGCACCATCCTGGCCTTCGTCTCTGGAATCTTCTTCATCCTCTCAG GTCTTTCTCTGGTAGTCGGTCTGGTGTTGTACATCTCCAGCATTAATGATGAGATGTTGAACAGAACAAAGACAAACGAAGCCTATTTCAGTTACAAGTACGGCTGGTCCTTCGCTTTCGCTGCCATCTCCTTCCTCCTCACTGAG GCTGCCGGTGTGATGTCAGTTTATCTGTTTATGAAGCGCTACACAGCAGAGGAGATGTACCGACCGCATCCGGGCTTTTACCGGCCGCGTCTCAGCAACTGCAGCGACTACTCGGGCCAGTTCCTGCACCCAGACGCCTGGACCCGTGGCCGCAGCCCCTCAGACATCTCCAGTGAAGCCTCGCTCCAGATGAGCTCCAACTACCCCGCCTTGCTCAAGTGCCCCGAGTATGACCAGATGTCATCCTCCCcctgctga